A genomic segment from Glycine soja cultivar W05 chromosome 18, ASM419377v2, whole genome shotgun sequence encodes:
- the LOC114395523 gene encoding non-specific lipid-transfer protein 1-like, with the protein MGKSVVEKLLWMAIVCLVLGVISITPKAQAAVTCNQVVSNLTPCISYVLNGGKAVPGPCCNGIKTLFNLAHSTPDRQTVCKCIKNAVSAFHYGKSNVDRAAALPKQCGVNIPYQISPSTDCTRVQ; encoded by the exons ATGGGCAAGTCTGTAGTTGAGAAGCTACTTTGGATGGCAATTGTGTGCTTGGTGCTGGGTGTAATTTCCATTACTCCCAAGGCCCAAGCAGCAGTGACATGCAACCAGGTGGTGAGCAACCTCACCCCATGCATTTCTTATGTGCTCAATGGTGGCAAAGCCGTGCCTGGCCCTTGCTGCAATGGGATCAAGACCCTCTTTAACCTCGCTCACTCCACACCAGACCGCCAAACCGTTTGCAAGTGCATAAAGAACGCTGTTAGTGCGTTCCATTATGGCAAGTCCAATGTGGACCGTGCTGCTGCTCTTCCTAAGCAGTGTGGGGTTAACATTCCTTACCAGATCAGCCCTTCCACCGACTGTACCAG AGTGCAGTGA
- the LOC114395524 gene encoding non-specific lipid-transfer protein 1-like — translation MASSLLVRVASCMVVVWMFSFGHIIPLAEAEIPCGRVQITVAPCIGYLRGSGGGVPAPCCNGVKSINNQAKTIPDRQGVCRCLKSTVLSLPGLNLATLSALPSKCGINLPYKITPTIDCNTVKY, via the exons ATGGCTAGCTCACTGCTTGTGAGGGTTGCCAGCTGCATGGTTGTGGTGTGGATGTTTAGTTTTGGGCACATAATTCCCTTGGCAGAAGCTGAAATTCCATGTGGCAGGGTGCAAATCACTGTGGCTCCATGCATAGGGTACCTAAGGGGTTCTGGTGGAGGTGTCCCTGCACCATGCTGCAATGGGGTTAAGAGCATAAACAACCAAGCCAAAACCATCCCAGATCGTCAAGGGGTGTGTAGGTGCCTCAAAAGCACTGTTTTGAGCTTGCCTGGACTCAATCTTGCAACCCTTTCAGCCCTCCCTAGCAAGTGTGGGATCAACTTGCCCTACAAGATCACCCCCACCATTGATTGCAACAC GGTAAAGTACTGA